Proteins from one Candidatus Nomurabacteria bacterium genomic window:
- the tsaD gene encoding tRNA (adenosine(37)-N6)-threonylcarbamoyltransferase complex transferase subunit TsaD: MLILSIETSCDETAVSLVEARGDFPHATYEVLGDALWSQIDVHREYGGVFPALAKREHAATIVPMLEKAIKESGLAAHEYTPGLDQETEAKVRELLNREHGLADQLLTFHREHGSFPIHLIAVTSGPGLEPALWVGVNFAKALALLWDTPIIPTNHMEGHVLASIYDADRDNQLSDISFPAISLLISGGHTELILMKNWGQYEKIGQTRDDAVGEAFDKVARLVGIPYPGGPEISRLAAEARKRKLPAFTELPTPMLHSGDLDFSFSGLKTAVRYAVQDRTMTQDEIAALARDFEDAVATVLVKKTCDALEEYGAQTLIVGGGVSANQYIKRTMEAKLLTDLPDVTCYFPPPGLSTDNSIMIALAGHAKASGAIAPNATDVIRADGNKSLA; the protein is encoded by the coding sequence ATGTTGATATTGTCGATCGAAACATCATGTGACGAAACCGCAGTCAGCCTCGTCGAGGCCCGCGGTGATTTTCCGCACGCAACCTACGAAGTGCTTGGTGATGCACTCTGGAGCCAGATCGATGTTCATCGTGAGTACGGCGGCGTGTTCCCCGCTCTCGCGAAGCGGGAACACGCCGCCACGATCGTACCCATGCTCGAAAAAGCGATCAAGGAATCCGGGCTGGCAGCTCATGAGTACACACCTGGACTTGATCAAGAGACCGAGGCAAAAGTGCGCGAACTGTTAAATCGTGAGCACGGTCTCGCCGATCAATTACTCACCTTCCACCGAGAACATGGTTCGTTTCCGATTCATCTGATCGCTGTCACGAGTGGACCGGGGCTCGAGCCAGCCTTATGGGTGGGTGTGAATTTTGCCAAAGCGCTCGCACTTTTGTGGGACACACCGATCATCCCAACCAACCACATGGAAGGTCATGTGCTGGCCAGCATTTATGATGCCGATCGAGACAATCAACTTTCAGATATTTCTTTCCCCGCCATTTCGCTCCTGATCTCTGGTGGACACACTGAGCTCATCCTTATGAAGAACTGGGGTCAGTATGAAAAGATCGGACAGACTCGAGACGATGCGGTCGGTGAGGCGTTTGATAAAGTCGCACGCTTAGTGGGAATCCCATACCCCGGCGGGCCAGAGATCTCACGGCTGGCAGCAGAGGCCCGAAAACGAAAACTCCCTGCCTTTACAGAACTCCCGACACCAATGCTCCACTCCGGCGATCTCGACTTTTCGTTTTCGGGCCTCAAGACCGCGGTACGTTATGCAGTACAAGACCGCACCATGACTCAAGATGAAATCGCTGCACTCGCTCGGGATTTTGAAGATGCGGTTGCTACAGTACTCGTGAAAAAGACCTGTGATGCACTGGAGGAGTATGGCGCACAAACTCTGATCGTCGGTGGTGGTGTAAGCGCCAATCAATACATCAAACGAACGATGGAAGCCAAACTACTCACTGACCTACCAGATGTCACCTGTTACTTCCCGCCGCCAGGACTCTCAACCGACAACAGCATCATGATCGCCCTTGCGGGCCATGCCAAAGCATCAGGAGCAATCGCACCAAACGCGACAGATGTGATCAGAGCTGATGGAAATAAGAGTTTAGCATAA